In Alkalilimnicola sp. S0819, one genomic interval encodes:
- the pepN gene encoding aminopeptidase N, translating to MNPHTPQPILLSDYTPPAYTVEQAELRFELAGELTTVDSRLSMRRLGEHSQPLCLDGQELELLELRLDGRPLSADEYRLDENSLTIPEVPAQFVLEVRNRIRPDRNTALEGLYQSGEMLCSQCEAQGFRRITWYPDRPDVMARFRVTLVGERERYPVLLCNGNPVERGELEGGRHWVTWEDPYPKPSYLFALVAGDLQCHRDRYRTGSGREVALELYYEAENAGKTAHALESLKKAMAWDEETYGLEYDLDIYMIVAVGDFNMGAMENKGLNIFNTACVLASAQTATDGDFETVEAVIGHEYFHNWTGNRVTCRDWFQLSLKEGLTVFREQQFSEAMGSPAVQRINQVRLLRAVQFPEDAGPTAHPVRPESYLEINNFYTSTIYNKGGEVIRMYHTLLGAEGFRRGMDLYVQRHDGQAVTCDDFRAAMADANDRDLAQFGRWYSQAGTPRLRVSDHYDPDKQRYTLKVMQSCPATPGQTEKQPFHIPLKLGLLAADGRDLPLRLAGESEARAGSRVLELREREETFVFEDLPERPVPSLLRGFSAPVQLDYPYSLEQLAFLFARDSDPFNRWEAGQRLACRVLLEWARRGPASQLPEELLEGFRRTLADTRLDRALIAEALSLPGEAYLAEQMQPADPGAIHDAREALRRQLGRALRPEWLRLHAALADDTPYRYRAEDAGRRRLRNLALDYLLSEPDADTLALAHRQLEQADNMTAGIAALSLLADQRDEASEQALERFHKRWRHDALVLDKWFRVQATSRREDILKRVAGLARHADFHITNPNRVRALLGAFAQGNPSAFHHPSGGGYRFLADHVLKLNDINPQIAARLVTPLSRWQRFDETRQGLMRAELERIMSHPTLSNDVYELVSKSLNP from the coding sequence ATGAACCCGCACACGCCACAACCCATTCTGCTCAGCGACTACACCCCGCCCGCCTACACCGTGGAGCAGGCGGAGCTGCGCTTCGAGCTCGCCGGCGAGCTCACCACCGTGGACAGCCGGCTCAGCATGCGCCGCCTGGGCGAGCACAGCCAGCCCCTGTGCCTGGACGGCCAGGAGCTGGAGCTGCTGGAGCTGCGCCTGGACGGCCGCCCGTTGAGTGCGGATGAGTACCGGCTGGACGAGAACTCCCTCACCATCCCCGAGGTGCCGGCGCAGTTCGTGCTGGAGGTCCGCAACCGCATCCGCCCCGATCGCAACACCGCCCTGGAGGGCCTGTATCAATCCGGCGAGATGCTCTGCAGCCAGTGCGAGGCCCAGGGCTTTCGCCGCATCACCTGGTATCCGGACCGCCCGGATGTGATGGCCCGTTTCCGGGTCACCCTGGTGGGAGAGCGCGAGCGCTACCCGGTGCTGCTGTGCAACGGCAACCCGGTGGAGCGCGGTGAGCTGGAGGGTGGCCGGCACTGGGTCACCTGGGAAGACCCCTACCCCAAGCCGAGCTACCTGTTCGCCCTGGTGGCGGGTGACCTGCAATGTCACCGGGACCGTTACCGCACCGGCTCCGGGCGCGAAGTCGCGCTGGAGCTCTACTACGAGGCGGAGAACGCAGGCAAGACCGCCCATGCGCTGGAATCGCTGAAAAAGGCCATGGCCTGGGACGAGGAAACCTACGGCCTGGAATACGATCTGGACATCTACATGATCGTGGCGGTGGGCGATTTCAACATGGGGGCCATGGAGAACAAGGGCCTCAACATCTTCAACACCGCCTGCGTCCTGGCCTCGGCCCAGACCGCCACCGACGGCGACTTCGAGACCGTGGAAGCGGTGATCGGCCATGAGTACTTCCACAACTGGACCGGCAACCGGGTCACCTGCCGGGACTGGTTCCAGCTGAGCCTGAAGGAAGGCCTGACGGTGTTTCGCGAACAGCAGTTCTCCGAAGCCATGGGCTCGCCGGCGGTGCAGCGCATCAACCAGGTCCGGCTGCTGCGCGCCGTGCAGTTCCCCGAGGACGCCGGCCCCACCGCCCACCCGGTGCGCCCGGAGAGCTACCTGGAGATCAACAACTTCTACACCTCCACCATCTACAACAAGGGTGGCGAGGTGATCCGCATGTACCACACCCTGCTGGGGGCCGAGGGCTTCCGCCGGGGCATGGATCTCTACGTCCAGCGCCACGACGGCCAGGCGGTGACCTGCGATGATTTTCGCGCCGCCATGGCCGATGCCAACGACCGGGATCTGGCGCAGTTCGGCCGGTGGTACAGCCAGGCCGGCACGCCGCGGCTGCGGGTCAGCGATCACTACGACCCGGACAAGCAACGCTACACCCTGAAGGTGATGCAATCCTGCCCCGCCACCCCGGGCCAGACGGAGAAGCAGCCCTTCCACATTCCGCTCAAGCTCGGGCTGCTGGCCGCCGACGGCCGGGATCTGCCCCTGCGCCTGGCCGGCGAGAGCGAAGCCCGGGCCGGCAGCCGCGTACTGGAGTTGCGCGAGCGGGAGGAAACCTTCGTCTTCGAGGATCTGCCCGAGCGCCCGGTGCCCTCGCTGCTGCGGGGCTTCTCGGCGCCGGTGCAACTGGACTATCCCTACAGCCTCGAACAACTGGCCTTCCTGTTCGCCCGGGACAGCGACCCCTTCAACCGCTGGGAGGCCGGCCAGCGGCTGGCCTGCAGGGTGCTGCTGGAATGGGCCCGGCGCGGCCCGGCGAGCCAGCTGCCCGAGGAGTTGCTGGAGGGCTTTCGGCGCACCCTGGCCGATACGCGCCTGGACCGAGCCCTGATCGCCGAAGCGCTGAGCCTGCCCGGCGAAGCCTACCTGGCCGAGCAGATGCAGCCCGCCGACCCCGGCGCCATCCATGACGCCCGGGAGGCCCTGCGCCGGCAGCTCGGCCGCGCCCTGCGCCCCGAGTGGCTGCGGCTGCACGCGGCGCTGGCCGATGACACGCCATACCGCTACCGGGCCGAGGACGCCGGCCGGCGCCGACTGCGCAACCTGGCGCTGGATTACCTGCTGAGCGAGCCGGACGCGGACACCCTGGCACTGGCCCACCGCCAGCTGGAACAGGCCGACAACATGACCGCCGGCATCGCCGCGCTCTCGCTGCTGGCCGATCAGCGGGATGAGGCCAGCGAGCAGGCCCTGGAGCGCTTCCACAAGCGCTGGCGCCACGATGCCCTGGTGCTGGATAAATGGTTCCGGGTGCAGGCCACCTCCCGCCGGGAAGACATCCTGAAGCGGGTCGCCGGCCTGGCGCGGCATGCGGATTTCCACATCACCAACCCCAACCGGGTGCGCGCCCTGCTCGGCGCCTTCGCCCAGGGCAACCCCTCCGCCTTCCACCACCCCTCCGGCGGGGGTTATCGTTTCCTGGCGGACCATGTTCTCAAGCTCAACGACATCAACCCGCAGATCGCCGCCCGGCTGGTGACCCCGCTGAGCCGCTGGCAGCGCTTCGACGAGACCCGCCAGGGGCTGATGCGCGCCGAGCTGGAACGAATAATGTCGCACCCGACCTTGTCAAATGATGTATACGAACTTGTATCGAAAAGCCTGAACCCTTAA
- a CDS encoding enoyl-CoA hydratase/isomerase family protein — MSEQEPVVACHELTCAAGRIGVARLNTPRKLNALGLDMIQTLDRQLSAWAEDPAIAVVVLHGAGGKAFCAGGDIRLVTDAIRRGETGPRDMPATYFAEEYRLDYRIHTYPKPLLVWGEGIVMGGGMGLMAGGSHRVVTPNSLLAMPEITIGLFPDVGATWYLNRMPAGAGLYLGLTGARFNAADALFLGFADCLLEDGSLDAVLEALQACRWGAEPAADHDRLSELLRRFVAASAPAEQIGPRLPRIREMLRYRDVARTVAEIRRLSAGDAYLQENAERLLAGSPLSAHVISAQLRGGKHLSLAECFRLELTLAVRFAQGHDFAEGVRALLIDKDRQPRWECTDFADVAPERVTEHFRSPWEPGEGPLD, encoded by the coding sequence ATGAGTGAACAAGAGCCCGTGGTGGCCTGCCACGAACTCACATGCGCCGCCGGGCGGATCGGCGTCGCCCGGTTGAACACCCCGCGCAAGCTCAATGCCCTGGGGCTGGACATGATCCAGACCCTGGACCGGCAGCTCAGCGCCTGGGCAGAGGACCCGGCCATTGCCGTGGTGGTCCTGCACGGGGCCGGCGGCAAGGCCTTCTGCGCCGGCGGCGACATCCGCCTGGTCACCGATGCCATACGGCGGGGCGAAACCGGCCCGCGGGACATGCCGGCGACCTACTTCGCCGAAGAGTACCGGCTGGATTACCGCATCCATACCTACCCCAAGCCCTTGCTGGTCTGGGGCGAGGGCATCGTCATGGGCGGCGGCATGGGCTTGATGGCCGGCGGCTCCCACCGGGTGGTGACCCCCAACAGCCTGCTGGCCATGCCCGAGATCACCATCGGCCTGTTCCCGGACGTGGGCGCGACCTGGTATCTGAACCGCATGCCCGCCGGGGCGGGGCTGTACCTGGGCCTCACCGGCGCGCGTTTCAACGCCGCCGACGCCCTGTTCCTCGGCTTCGCCGACTGCTTGCTGGAGGACGGCAGTCTGGACGCCGTGCTGGAGGCGCTGCAGGCCTGCCGCTGGGGCGCCGAGCCCGCCGCCGACCATGACCGGCTGAGCGAGCTGCTGCGTCGCTTTGTCGCCGCCAGCGCGCCGGCCGAGCAGATCGGCCCGCGCCTGCCGCGCATCCGCGAGATGCTGCGTTATCGGGACGTGGCGCGCACGGTGGCGGAGATCCGCCGCCTCAGCGCGGGCGATGCGTATCTGCAAGAGAATGCCGAGCGACTGTTGGCGGGCAGCCCGCTTTCCGCCCACGTCATCAGCGCCCAGCTGCGCGGCGGCAAGCACCTCTCCCTGGCCGAGTGCTTCCGCCTGGAACTGACCCTGGCGGTGCGCTTCGCCCAGGGGCACGATTTCGCCGAAGGGGTGCGGGCACTGCTGATCGACAAGGACAGGCAGCCCCGGTGGGAATGTACGGATTTCGCCGATGTGGCACCCGAGCGGGTGACGGAGCATTTCCGCTCGCCCTGGGAGCCGGGAGAAGGCCCGTTGGACTGA
- a CDS encoding DUF934 domain-containing protein, whose product MRNIIKDRQIVADRWLHLDDDALVPDTGELIVSWARWQREGETLRARRQGVGVRIDGDVPVAEVAEQLLDRPLIALDFPVFKDGRCLTHARLLRERYGYTGELRAVGDVLRDQMFYMQRVGINAFEVREDRDLADALQSLNDFSLSYQAAADQQERIYQRRLRSA is encoded by the coding sequence ATGCGTAACATCATCAAGGATCGGCAGATCGTCGCCGACCGCTGGCTGCACCTGGACGACGATGCCCTGGTGCCGGATACCGGCGAGCTGATCGTCAGCTGGGCGCGCTGGCAGCGTGAAGGCGAAACGCTACGCGCCCGCCGCCAAGGCGTGGGCGTGCGCATCGACGGCGATGTGCCCGTGGCCGAGGTCGCCGAGCAACTCCTGGACCGGCCCTTGATCGCGCTGGATTTCCCGGTATTCAAGGACGGGCGCTGCCTCACCCACGCCCGGCTGCTGCGCGAACGCTACGGCTACACCGGCGAGCTGCGCGCCGTAGGCGATGTGCTGCGGGATCAGATGTTCTATATGCAGCGCGTGGGCATCAATGCCTTCGAGGTGCGCGAGGACCGTGATCTGGCGGACGCCCTGCAGTCGCTGAATGATTTCAGCCTGAGCTATCAGGCGGCGGCGGACCAGCAGGAGCGGATCTACCAGCGGCGTTTGCGCAGCGCCTGA
- a CDS encoding nitrite/sulfite reductase — protein MYLYDQYDQTLVEQRVAQYREQTRRYLAGELSEEEFRPLRLMNGLYIQRHAPMLRVSIPYGLLASRQLRRLASIARKYDKGYGHFTTRQNIQFNWPALERVPDILAELAEVQMHAIQTSGNCIRNVTSDHLAGVSQDELEDPRPYCEIIRQWATFHPEFSYLPRKFKIAVSGADRDRAATRVHDIGLQLVRNEDGETGFQVLVGGGLGRTPIIGEVIREFLPKRHLLSYLEAILRVYNLHGRRDNIHKARIKILLRAWGAEHFAREVEAEWEQLRDQPSLTLDEAEVRRMQAFFTPPAYATDAGEGELPTRIDADPEFARWVQRNVVAHKQPGYAAVFVSLKAPGVPPGDITAEQMEALADLADEFSFGEIRASHNQNLLLTDVRRDRLYALWQGLRAQELAAANIGTLSDMICCPGLDFCGLANASSLSIARQINERFDDLDHLYDLGDIRLNISGCMNACGHHHVAHIGILGVDKKGEEFYQLTLGGSSANDSALGDRLGPAIAKAEVAEALARILQVYVARRVEEEPFVETYRRVGMAPFKEAVYA, from the coding sequence ATGTATCTCTACGATCAATACGACCAGACCCTGGTCGAACAACGTGTCGCCCAGTATCGGGAGCAGACCCGGCGCTATCTCGCCGGTGAGCTCAGCGAGGAGGAATTTCGCCCGCTGCGCCTGATGAACGGCCTCTACATCCAGCGACACGCCCCGATGCTGCGGGTATCCATCCCCTACGGGCTGCTGGCGAGCCGGCAGCTGCGGCGCCTGGCCTCCATCGCCCGGAAATACGACAAGGGCTACGGCCACTTCACCACCCGTCAGAACATCCAGTTCAACTGGCCGGCCCTGGAGCGGGTGCCCGACATCCTCGCCGAGCTGGCCGAGGTGCAGATGCACGCCATCCAGACCAGCGGCAACTGCATCCGCAACGTCACCTCCGACCACCTGGCCGGCGTCAGCCAGGACGAACTGGAAGATCCGCGCCCGTATTGCGAGATCATCCGCCAGTGGGCCACCTTCCACCCCGAGTTCAGTTATCTGCCGCGCAAGTTCAAGATCGCGGTCAGCGGCGCCGACCGTGACCGGGCCGCCACCCGGGTGCACGACATCGGTCTGCAACTGGTGCGCAACGAGGACGGCGAGACCGGCTTCCAGGTGCTGGTGGGCGGCGGACTCGGCCGTACGCCGATCATCGGCGAGGTGATTCGCGAATTCCTGCCCAAGCGCCACCTGCTCTCGTACCTGGAAGCAATCCTGCGGGTCTACAACCTGCACGGCCGCCGGGACAACATCCACAAGGCGCGGATCAAGATTCTGCTGCGCGCCTGGGGCGCCGAGCATTTCGCCCGCGAGGTGGAGGCCGAGTGGGAGCAGCTGCGCGATCAGCCTTCGCTCACCCTGGACGAGGCGGAAGTGCGCCGCATGCAGGCCTTCTTCACCCCGCCCGCCTACGCGACGGATGCCGGTGAAGGCGAGCTGCCGACGCGTATCGACGCCGATCCCGAGTTCGCCCGCTGGGTGCAGCGCAACGTGGTCGCCCACAAGCAGCCCGGCTACGCCGCGGTGTTCGTCTCGCTCAAGGCGCCCGGCGTACCGCCCGGCGACATCACCGCCGAGCAGATGGAAGCCCTCGCCGATCTGGCCGATGAATTCAGCTTCGGCGAGATCCGCGCCAGCCACAACCAGAACCTGCTGCTCACCGACGTGCGTCGCGACCGCCTGTATGCGCTGTGGCAGGGCCTGCGGGCGCAGGAGCTGGCCGCCGCGAACATCGGCACGCTTAGCGACATGATCTGCTGCCCGGGGCTGGATTTCTGCGGCCTGGCCAACGCCAGCTCCCTCTCCATCGCCCGCCAGATCAACGAGCGCTTCGACGATCTGGACCACCTCTATGATCTGGGCGACATACGCCTGAACATATCCGGCTGCATGAACGCCTGCGGGCACCACCATGTGGCCCACATCGGCATTCTGGGCGTGGACAAGAAGGGCGAGGAGTTCTATCAGCTCACCCTGGGCGGCTCCTCCGCCAACGACAGTGCCCTGGGCGACCGGTTGGGCCCGGCCATCGCCAAAGCCGAGGTAGCCGAAGCCCTGGCGCGCATCCTCCAGGTCTACGTGGCGCGCCGCGTGGAAGAAGAACCCTTCGTGGAGACCTATCGCCGGGTGGGCATGGCCCCGTTCAAGGAGGCTGTCTATGCGTAA
- a CDS encoding carboxy terminal-processing peptidase: MNITRLSPVRALLTGLLALLLSLPGAWPELAGARQLEAAPHQQRTARLVGELLSQYHYREEAVGDPLAEKALEAYLDLLDPQRYYFLAADIREFRAFQHRLDEQLLAGELDAALHIYERFTRRVLERSAHAGRLLTDEPAFDENEALELDRREADWAESPAELDGLWRQRVRHDALTLRLTGLEWEKVRETLADRYQRIARTTEESKIADVFELYMMAWGHAYDPHSAYMSPRSAENFDIHMRLSLEGIGAMLKSSNDFTEIVELITGGPAARSEQLKPGDRIIGVAQGRSGEMKDVVGMRLQDVVDLIRGHKGTVVRLQILPTVSGGTATPREVSLVRNEIQLEEQAAQAEVIETPDARRIGVISIPAFYSDFAAAEAGKKNYRSTTRDVHRLIEELQQEQRLDGLIVDLRGNGGGALNEAVDLTGLFIDRGPVVQIRDSAGRVEVLQDQNAGTAWDGPLGVLVDRYSASASEIFAAAIQDYQRGLVIGETTFGKGTVQTLIPLDRFSLRRSEPAGRLKLTIAKFYRVNGASTQLRGVEPDLKLPSPDDESDYGERAVANALPWDRIRPVSYQPDEGLGPLLPRLRDHYEQHIGESAAFQALLEEYAQIRSLQGQTRVSLNESARRAQRESFSTERLEALNRRRAAYELPPLQSLDEAEQDESTPDTLLRAAAAVVSELARLSSPTGTGPLHATQASR, translated from the coding sequence ATGAACATCACACGCCTGTCTCCGGTGCGCGCCCTGCTCACCGGGCTGCTGGCCCTGCTGCTCAGCCTCCCGGGCGCCTGGCCGGAGCTCGCCGGCGCACGGCAACTGGAAGCCGCGCCGCATCAGCAACGCACCGCTCGCCTGGTGGGGGAGTTGCTCTCCCAGTACCACTACCGGGAAGAGGCCGTGGGCGACCCCCTGGCCGAGAAGGCCCTGGAAGCCTATCTGGACCTGCTCGACCCGCAGCGCTACTACTTCCTCGCCGCGGACATCCGCGAATTCCGTGCCTTTCAGCACCGGCTGGACGAGCAGCTGCTCGCCGGCGAGCTGGACGCCGCGCTGCATATCTACGAGCGCTTCACCCGGCGGGTGCTGGAGCGCTCCGCCCATGCGGGGAGGCTGCTGACCGACGAACCGGCCTTCGACGAGAACGAGGCGCTGGAGCTGGACCGTCGTGAGGCCGACTGGGCCGAGAGCCCCGCGGAACTGGATGGCCTCTGGCGCCAGCGGGTGCGGCACGATGCCCTTACCCTGCGCCTGACCGGGCTGGAATGGGAAAAGGTGCGCGAGACCCTGGCCGATCGCTACCAGCGCATCGCCCGCACCACCGAAGAGAGCAAGATCGCCGACGTCTTCGAGCTGTACATGATGGCCTGGGGGCACGCCTACGACCCCCACTCGGCGTATATGTCGCCGCGCAGCGCGGAGAACTTCGACATTCACATGCGCCTGTCCCTGGAAGGCATAGGCGCCATGCTCAAGAGCAGCAACGACTTCACCGAGATCGTCGAGCTGATCACCGGCGGCCCCGCCGCCCGCAGCGAGCAGCTCAAGCCCGGCGACCGGATCATCGGCGTCGCCCAGGGCCGCTCCGGCGAGATGAAAGACGTGGTCGGCATGCGCCTGCAGGACGTGGTGGACCTGATCCGCGGCCACAAGGGCACGGTGGTGCGGCTGCAAATACTGCCCACCGTCAGTGGCGGCACGGCCACCCCCCGCGAAGTGAGCCTGGTGCGCAACGAGATCCAGCTAGAGGAGCAGGCCGCCCAGGCGGAAGTGATCGAAACGCCCGACGCCCGGCGCATCGGCGTGATCAGCATCCCCGCCTTCTACAGTGACTTCGCCGCCGCCGAGGCCGGCAAGAAGAATTACCGCAGCACCACCCGGGACGTACACCGGCTCATCGAGGAGCTCCAGCAGGAGCAACGCCTGGACGGGCTGATCGTGGATCTGCGCGGCAACGGGGGCGGTGCGCTCAACGAAGCCGTGGACCTGACGGGGCTGTTCATAGACCGCGGCCCCGTGGTGCAGATCCGCGACAGCGCCGGCCGCGTGGAAGTGCTGCAGGATCAGAACGCGGGCACCGCCTGGGACGGGCCGCTGGGCGTACTGGTGGATCGCTACAGCGCCTCCGCCTCGGAGATCTTCGCCGCCGCCATCCAGGACTACCAGCGTGGTCTGGTGATCGGCGAGACCACCTTCGGCAAGGGCACGGTGCAGACCCTCATCCCCCTGGACCGTTTCAGCCTGCGGCGCAGCGAACCGGCCGGGCGGCTGAAGCTGACCATCGCCAAGTTCTACCGCGTCAACGGCGCCAGCACCCAGCTGCGCGGCGTCGAGCCGGACCTGAAACTGCCCAGCCCCGACGATGAGAGCGACTACGGTGAACGGGCCGTGGCCAACGCCCTCCCCTGGGACCGCATCCGCCCGGTGAGTTATCAGCCCGACGAGGGGCTGGGCCCGCTGCTGCCGCGCCTGCGCGACCATTACGAGCAGCACATCGGCGAAAGCGCCGCCTTTCAGGCGCTGCTGGAGGAGTACGCCCAGATCCGCTCCCTTCAGGGGCAGACCCGGGTGTCACTGAACGAATCCGCCCGGCGCGCCCAGCGGGAGAGCTTCAGCACGGAACGCCTGGAGGCGCTGAACCGGCGCCGGGCCGCCTACGAGCTGCCGCCACTGCAGAGCCTGGACGAAGCGGAACAGGACGAATCCACCCCGGATACGCTACTGCGAGCCGCCGCGGCCGTGGTGAGCGAACTGGCCCGCCTGAGCTCCCCCACCGGCACTGGGCCGCTGCATGCCACCCAGGCCTCTCGCTGA
- a CDS encoding alpha/beta hydrolase: MFAAFAQDFFKPVVAAPELELISYTAEQPRSERPLLFVHGAYAGAWCWEEHFLPYFAARGYHAHALSLRGHGASAGQLHSSGIRDYVNDVRRTVKRLGQEPVLIGHSMGGMVLQKYLERYSAPGVVLMASVPPTGLAGPTMRLMMGDPWLFTQISLVQGVSPALADMRTARRAVLSEDLPEADLCRYMDRFQGESQRAIWDMTVGDLPRRSRLHEVPMLVMGGVEDGLFKPREIEATARHYGTEAVLFEHMNHAMMLETRWQEAADCLLTWLGERGF, encoded by the coding sequence ATGTTTGCAGCCTTTGCTCAGGATTTCTTCAAACCGGTGGTTGCTGCCCCGGAACTGGAACTGATCAGCTATACGGCGGAGCAGCCGCGCAGTGAGCGGCCCCTGCTGTTCGTCCACGGCGCCTATGCCGGCGCCTGGTGCTGGGAGGAGCATTTCCTGCCGTACTTCGCCGCCCGGGGGTACCATGCCCACGCGCTGAGCCTGCGCGGCCATGGGGCCAGTGCTGGCCAACTGCACAGTAGTGGTATCCGCGATTACGTCAACGACGTGCGCCGCACGGTCAAGCGCCTCGGGCAGGAGCCGGTGCTGATCGGGCACTCCATGGGCGGCATGGTGCTGCAGAAGTATCTGGAGCGTTACAGCGCGCCGGGCGTCGTGCTGATGGCCTCGGTGCCGCCCACGGGGCTGGCCGGGCCGACCATGCGGCTGATGATGGGCGACCCCTGGCTGTTCACCCAGATCTCCCTGGTGCAGGGGGTGAGCCCGGCCTTGGCGGATATGCGCACCGCGCGCCGGGCGGTGCTCTCCGAGGATTTGCCCGAGGCCGATCTGTGTCGCTATATGGACCGGTTCCAGGGCGAATCTCAACGGGCGATCTGGGACATGACCGTGGGGGATCTGCCGCGGCGCTCGCGCCTGCACGAAGTGCCCATGCTGGTCATGGGTGGGGTGGAGGACGGCCTGTTCAAGCCCCGGGAGATCGAGGCTACCGCCCGCCACTACGGCACCGAGGCGGTGCTGTTCGAGCACATGAACCACGCCATGATGTTGGAGACCCGCTGGCAGGAAGCGGCGGACTGCCTGCTGACGTGGCTGGGGGAGCGGGGCTTTTAG
- the pilM gene encoding pilus assembly protein PilM, whose amino-acid sequence MGVHFTDRQLALVRCRDDDGRVELALSRPVEGADERARVLAELVREHGLERRPCVCMLSPGDYQLLQVEAPDVDPAELRAAIRWRIKDLIDYHVDDAVVDAFAVPESVNRGAVKMMFAVSARLRRVQELVDTVQGSGLWLQAVDVAELGLRNIAAQVPEQAGGVVVLALGERRGLITVCRDQALYLARGLDFGSEALIDEGTLRYESLVLELQRSLDYYESQLAGVPASRILVAPMDGPRDRLVEYLNEQLGVPAFGLDLHQVVEFDQTPEPAAQAPLLYALGGALRRERKAL is encoded by the coding sequence GTGGGCGTGCATTTCACCGATCGGCAGCTCGCGTTGGTTCGCTGCCGGGACGATGACGGCCGGGTGGAACTGGCGTTGAGCCGGCCGGTGGAAGGCGCGGACGAGCGCGCCCGGGTGCTCGCCGAACTGGTGCGCGAGCATGGCCTGGAGCGCCGGCCCTGTGTTTGCATGCTGAGCCCCGGTGACTACCAGTTGCTGCAGGTGGAAGCACCCGATGTGGATCCCGCCGAACTGCGCGCCGCCATTCGGTGGCGCATCAAGGACCTGATCGACTACCACGTGGACGATGCGGTGGTGGACGCCTTCGCCGTCCCTGAATCCGTCAACCGCGGTGCCGTGAAAATGATGTTCGCCGTATCCGCGCGGCTGCGCCGGGTGCAGGAGCTGGTGGATACCGTCCAGGGCTCGGGGCTGTGGCTGCAGGCGGTGGATGTGGCGGAGCTGGGGCTGCGCAATATCGCCGCCCAGGTGCCGGAGCAGGCCGGTGGCGTGGTGGTGCTGGCGCTGGGTGAGCGGCGGGGCCTGATCACCGTGTGCCGGGACCAGGCCCTGTATCTGGCGCGCGGGCTGGATTTCGGCAGTGAGGCGCTGATCGACGAGGGCACCCTGCGCTATGAATCGCTGGTGCTGGAGTTGCAGCGCTCGCTGGATTACTACGAAAGCCAGCTGGCCGGCGTGCCCGCCTCGCGCATCCTGGTCGCCCCCATGGACGGTCCGCGGGATCGCTTGGTGGAGTATCTCAACGAGCAGCTGGGGGTGCCGGCCTTCGGCCTGGATCTGCACCAGGTCGTGGAATTCGACCAGACGCCCGAGCCGGCGGCGCAGGCGCCGCTGCTCTACGCCCTGGGGGGCGCGCTGCGCCGGGAGCGGAAGGCCCTGTGA
- a CDS encoding DUF6231 family protein, with protein sequence MNPDSPLCEALRSQLCDPPPARLLCIGDGALRLANACGLTAPSRALSPAQAASALPSPEGDAPVELALLCGLTELQRAQAGPLIAALRDRGARQLMVLVDAPAGHWAHDDMIAYGLTRRFREARDGRLRALYEFAIATYKTTPDWLNANNWANPQLWDKYRW encoded by the coding sequence ATGAACCCTGACTCACCCCTGTGCGAGGCCCTGCGTAGCCAGCTTTGCGACCCGCCGCCGGCGCGGCTGCTCTGCATCGGCGATGGCGCCCTCAGGCTGGCGAACGCCTGCGGCCTGACGGCGCCATCACGCGCCTTGAGCCCCGCGCAGGCGGCAAGCGCACTGCCCTCGCCGGAGGGCGACGCGCCCGTGGAGCTGGCGCTGCTCTGCGGGCTGACCGAGCTCCAGCGGGCGCAGGCGGGGCCACTGATCGCCGCCCTGCGTGACCGGGGGGCGCGACAACTGATGGTGCTGGTGGATGCCCCGGCCGGGCACTGGGCGCACGATGACATGATCGCCTACGGGCTGACCCGGCGCTTTCGCGAGGCGCGGGATGGCCGGCTGCGCGCCCTGTATGAATTCGCCATCGCCACCTACAAGACCACGCCGGATTGGTTGAATGCCAACAACTGGGCCAATCCGCAGCTGTGGGACAAGTACCGCTGGTGA